From Acidimicrobiia bacterium:
GACCAACGAGCTGCTGGGATGGGCAGAGCGGTTCCCTGCTCGGCGGTGGGCGATCGAGTCCGCCAACGGGCATGGCTATCTGCTGGCCCAACAGCTGATTGCCGCTGGGGAGCACGTGGTCGATGTGCCCTCCACCCTGTCTGCCCGAGTCCGGGTACTGGACTCGACCCGGTCGCAGAAGAACGACCCGAATGACGCTCGGGCGGTGGCGATTGTGGCGTTGCGTCAACCCAACCTTCGGGTGGTGACTGTCGAGGATCATGTGGCGGTTCTGCGGATGTTGCCGAAGCGTCACAAGCAGCTAGTGGTCTGTCGCTGAAATGGCGAACCGGTGTAGTGTTGGGGAATGGTTGCTACTGCTGAAGCGTTGCGGATGTCGCCCGAGCAGCGCAGTGAACTTGAGTCGATGGCGAAGTCTCAGAC
This genomic window contains:
- a CDS encoding transposase; protein product: MSVIIGVDPHKGSHAAAAVDAGEVAVAEIEVRATRSQTNELLGWAERFPARRWAIESANGHGYLLAQQLIAAGEHVVDVPSTLSARVRVLDSTRSQKNDPNDARAVAIVALRQPNLRVVTVEDHVAVLRMLPKRHKQLVVCR